In the genome of Populus trichocarpa isolate Nisqually-1 chromosome 6, P.trichocarpa_v4.1, whole genome shotgun sequence, one region contains:
- the LOC7473576 gene encoding UPF0481 protein At3g47200 — MAMAYARGTGAGGGRPGVAWMVVGGCGSRGQQLFSLPLCKGVALSLVSCCCFLRLSRVAGRCPSSNGAATGGRKMTVAGKLEDNSCLLLLLPRAEEQVSPFLPMVQRREGEAGSVSHSFTRCDEWMRKMTTEMKEETGGNYQQKELKVPRVPSTFRKIEQNKKCNDPSMVSLGPYHHGKQELKEMEELKFPMARQFVKDCEMPFEAMWSKVKELMIGASKCYVEDIIAKLNKDDHFNQMMFLDGCFILQFLICFMKKPENLKISSHDAVLVTKDLFLLENQLPFSVLKSLMSFRYKKSDQGGGEGMKLFADFFKHIRAIPPRRKSCRDKISNFFGKLVPKSLSSLSGLSGDQHEPAHLLEFFHMQFVGHQINLSDHTSQTSWQEDDTRTIWYRYYPAEELRDIGIHFKPSKTSHFTDVQFKPTWLAGRLYIYIPPLSIDDSTKSLLLNLVAYEATLDTSKDWITSYVCFMDSLIDHPEDVKELRSQGILLTTLGSDKQVAELFNEIANNIVPNPYAFIKVKSAIESHYKNTFKRWILHYKGPIYGIIIKYSFLYGIIVTALRAYVSATPPKTFGICRIPDTNVTHYP; from the exons ATGGCAATGGCGTACGCTCGCGGTACTGGTGCTGGTGGTGGCCGACCGGGGGTGGCTTGGATGGTGGTCGGTGGCTGTGGAAGCCGGGGACAGCAGTTGTTTTCTCTTCCCCTCTGCAAAGGCGTTGCTCTTTCTCTTG TGTCTTGCTGCTGCTTTCTTCGTCTGAGTAGAGTTGCAGGTCGCTGCCCTTCTTCAAATGGCGCAGCAACGGGTGGGAGGAAGATGACAGTGGCTGGGAAGCTTGAGGACAACAGCTGTttactccttcttcttccccgtgCAGAGGAGCAGGTGTCGCCTTTTCTTCCAATGGTGCAGCGGCGGGAGGGAGAAGCAG GTTCAGTCTCACATTCTTTCACTAGATGTGATGAGTGGATGagaaagatgacaactgaaatGAAGGAAGAAACTGGTGGCAATTACCAACAGAAAGAGCTAAAGGTTCCGAGGGTTCCATCGACGTTTCGTAAAATTGAACAGAACAAGAAATGCAACGATCCGTCGATGGTTTCCCTTGGACCCTATCACCATGGAAAGCAAGAACTCAAGGAAATGGAGGAGCTCAAGTTTCCGATGGCACGCCAGTTTGTAAAAGATTGCGAAATGCCCTTTGAAGCAATGTGGAGCAAGGTGAAAGAATTAATGATAGGTGCAAGTAAATGCTACGTGGAGGACATAATAGCAAAGCTGAACAAGGACGACCATTTCAACCAGATGATGTTTCTTGACGGTTGCTTCATTCTCCAATTCCTCATCTGCTTCATGAAGAAGCCCGAAAATCTGAAGATAAGCAGTCATGATGCAGTTTTGGTTACAAAGGACTTGTTTTTACTAGAAAACCAACTCCCTTTTTCTGTTCTCAAATCATTGATGAGCTTTAGGTACAAAAAGTCAGATCagggaggaggagaaggaatGAAATTGTTTGCAGATTTCTTCAAACACATTCGTGCAATACCTCCTAGAAGAAAGTCGTGCAgggataaaatatcaaatttttttggcAAATTAGTTCCAAAATCACTATCAAGTCTAAGTGGCCTAAGCGGAGATCAACATGAGCCAGCCCATCTTCTCGAGTTTTTCCATATGCAGTTCGTGGGGCACCAAATAAATCTCAGTGATCATACTTCTCAGACAAGTTGGCAAGAGGATGATACTCGAACGATCTGGTACAGGTATTACCCTGCCGAGGAGCTTAGGGATATTGGAATCCACTTCAAGCCAAGTAAGACTAGTCATTTCACTGATGTTCAATTCAAGCCAACATGGCTTGCAggaagactatatatatatattcctccaTTAAGCATTGATGACTCAACTAAGTCCTTACTTCTAAACTTGGTAGCCTATGAAGCAACCCTTGACACATCCAAAGATTGGATCACATCTTATGTATGCTTCATGGATTCATTGATTGATCATCCTGAAGATGTGAAGGAACTGCGATCCCAGGGCATACTCCTCACTACTCTTGGAAGCGACAAACAAGTAGCAGAACTCTTCAATGAGATAGCAAACAATATAGTGCCCAACCCCTACGCTTTTATAAAGGTTAAAAGCGCCATCGAGTCGCATTACAAAAACACCTTCAAACGATGGATCCTCCATTATAAGGGTCCTATTTATGGTATCATTATTAAGTATTCTTTTCTGTATGGCATTATAGTCACTGCCTTAAGGGCCTATGTATCAGCAACTCCCCCGAAAACATTTGGTATCTGCAGAATCCCAGATACAAATGTTACTCATTACCCTTGa